GTAGCGGCGGCCCGGGGCATCGGTGGGCAGCTCGGCCCAGCGCTGGTAGAGCGTGGGTTGGTCGCCGAACTCGCCGGGTACTTCGGCGGCGGGTTGGCCGTCGGGGCCCACTTCGGCCACGTTCTGGCCCTCGCGGCCCAGCAGCGGCTTGCGCACGTGGTGGCCGGGCAGGGGCCCCAGGCTGGCTTCGAGCAGCAGCGGGTGGTGCGGGAATACCTCCCAGAGGCGGGCCAGCAGGGCCTTGCTTTGGAACAGCAGGGCGTAGGCGGGGTTGGCGATGACCACGTCGCGGGTGAGCAGCAGGTGGGTGAGGTCGGTGGTGAGGGCCGGCTCCTCGTCGGCCAGGATTTCCCAGGGCACGAGTTTGAACAGGAAATCGAACCGCTGCCACTGCCCGGGCACGGTTTCGGCCCACACGCCGCGGTCGGCCCCGTCTACTGATACGCGCATATCGTCCACCGGGCACACGTAGGTGTCGGCGAAGCCGGCGGTGCGGGCGGCCTCGGCCAGCACACCGCAGTTGGCTTCGTCCTCGGCGCTGCCGGGCAGGTGCACGAGTAGCAGGGTGGCCTGGCGGTCGTTGTTGAGGGCGCGCCAGTGGCGGAACTGGTCTTCGAGGCCCTCGAAGAGGCCATTGGCCTGGCGGTCGTCGCCCGACTGCCCGGCGGCTACCAGGCTGGCCCACTGCACCACGGCGGCTTCGGGCAGGCCGGTGGCGGTGTCGGCGTTGAACTCCAGCAGCTTGGGGCCCTCGGCGGTGAGGGCCAGGTCGAAGCGGCCGTAGAGGTGCCAGTGGCGCTCGTCGTTCCAGGAGTGGCGCACGGCCTCCCAGAGGTTGGGCGCGATGGCCAGCTGCTGCAAAAACGCGTCCGGGATGGGATCGGGAATGGCGGCCACCAGCATGTCGTAGAGCGTGTCGGCAGCCTGGAGCAGTGTTTCGGCGTCGGCCTCGGCGAGCTGCACAGCTTCGCGGGCCACGTAGTGCTGGCAGGCGTCTTCCAGGGCCCAGTCCCAGCCCAGGGCGCGCACGGCGGGCGAGACGTCGCCGGTGAGGGGTAGCAAGTTTACCATTTTTGGTTGGCGTGTAGATAAGGCAAAAACGAACAAAGAAGAACGTCATGCAGAGCGCAGCGAAGCATCTTTCCCGCGTAACTAGAGCGGTTTCGGAGTCAGTGTCCAGGGCCTTGTAAAAACGGAGTGGCACTCCGTTGCTAGGCGGACGTTAAACAGGGTGCCGCTCCGTTCTACAACTACCCAGTCGCTAACTGTACGCTGATTCCGAAGCCGCTCTAGTTACGCGGGAGAGATGCTTCGCTACGCTCTGCATGACGTTCTTTTAGCTCTGCATGACGTTCTTTTAATTAACTCAATTGCATCGCAGTTGGGGCCCCAGCGGCATCAACCCCCGAACCCGCGGAAGCCGCCGCGGCTGCCGAAGCCACTGCTGCGGCCGGCCGGGGCGCTACTACGGAAGCTGGGCCGCGGCGAGGAGCGCACCGTGGAACCGCTTTCCTGAATGCCGGCGTTAGCCGAGGTGCGGCCGCCGCCGAAGCCCCGGCCGAAGAAGCCGCGGCCCTGGTCCTGGCGCTCGCGGGCCACGTTGGCGCGCCAGCCCTGGTTTTGCTGGAGCAGGCCGGGGTTGGCGTAGTAGCCGGGGTTGGGCGTCATGTAGCGGCCGGCCATGTAACCGATGCCGCTCCACATCAGCACGTTCATCAGGCCCGAGCTTTGGGCGCGGTTTTCGGGGTTTTGGCGGCTGTAGTCCTGCATCTGGCGTTGCAGGGCCTGGCCCTGGAGGGTGTCCACCTTGCCGTCGAAGTGGTGGAGCACGGCGGCCACTTCCTCCTTGCCGGCGGGGCGCTCGGCGGTGATTTTCCACTCGCCGGGCTTCACCTCGGTCATTTCCGTGACGACGCCCTGGCTGTAGGTTTGGCCACTCCAGCTGCCGTCGGCGCCGTTGTTGTCGGCGCGGCGGCCGTCGTCGCCCGAGCAGGCGGACAGGCTGAGGCCGAGGCTGCCGGCGGCTGCCACCAGCAGCACGTTGCGGCGCCAGTCGCCGAGGGAGTGAAAGTGTTTTTTCATGGCTGCGGGAGGGAAAAAGACCAGCACCGAAGGTATTGCATCCACCCCAAAAACCGCCGCGCCGGTCCCGCCTGGGGCCCCGGCAAGGCCAGCGGCGGCGGGCCCAAAGCAGCGGCTACCCGCTGCCCCAGGCATCTTTTTTTACTCATAACTTCTTCATCATTAAACTTTCATCCATTTGCGCCATCTTTAGGAAAACCCCGCGCCCACTTTTCCCAAGCGCCCATGAACCGCCGTGCTTTTCTCCAGCGCCCCGGGGCCCCCGCGCCCGCCCCGGGGCCCCCGCCGCCCGAGGCCATCAGCCCCCACGCCAACCAGCGGCTGCCGCTGCGCCTGGCCGGCACTACCGCCGGCACCCTGGCCGCCTACGCGGGGCCCTGGGGCCCGGCCCAGGCCGCGCACCTGCTGCGGCGCACGCTGTTTGGGCCCACCCGGGCGGAAATAACTACGGCCGCGGCGGCGGGCCTGGGCCCCACGCTCGACGGCCTGCTGGCGGCTCCCGGGACCCCGGCCCCGCCCCTGAACGTGTCGGCCACCGACACGACCGTGCCCCTTGGCCAAACCTGGGTGACGCAGGCCTTCGACCAAACTTTGCAAGGGGTGCGCTCGGTGTCGCTGCGCGACTGGTGGCTGGGCCAGCAGCTGGGCCAAACCACCTCGCTGAGCGAGCAGATGACGCTGTTCTGGCACAACCATTTTGTGGTGGAGCTCGGCAACATCAACGACGCTCGCTACGGCTACGAGTACGTGCGGCTGCTGCGCCAGCACGCGCTGGGCAACGTGCGCCAACTGGCCAAGGACGTGACCGTCAACCCCGCCATGCTGCGCTACCTCAACGGCAACCAGAGCGTGGTGGGGGCCCCCAACGAGAATTACGGCCGCGAGCTGCTGGAGCTGTTCACCGTAGGCAAGGGGCCCCTGATTGGGGCGGGCAACTACACCAACTACACCGAGGCCGACGTGCAGGCCGCCGCCCGGGTGCTCACTGGCTGGCGCGACGACCGGGTGGCCATCAACGGCTACTTCACCGCCAGCCGGCACGACGCCAAGCCCAAGCAGTTCTCCGCGGCCTTCGGCAACGCCGTTATCGCGCCCAACGGGGCCGCCGAGTACCAGGATTTGATCAACCTCATTTTCGCGCAGGCCGAAACGGCGCGGTTCCTGGTGCGCAAGCTCTACCGCTGGTTTGTGTACTACTCGATTGACGCGGACACGGAAGCCAACGTCATTCAGCCGCTGGCTACGCTGCTTGTCCAGAGCAACTTTGAGGTGGTGCCGGTGCTGCGCAAGCTCTTCGGCTCGGAGCACTTTTTTGACGTGGCCGCCGTGGGCTGCCGCATCAAAAGCCCGCTCGATTTCACGGTGGGCCTGGTGCGGCAGATGCAGGTGGCGTTTCCACCGGCTAGCAGCCTGGTGGCGCAGTACGCCCACTGGGAATACCTCTACGGCCTGGCCCTGGTGCAGCAGCAAACCCTGGGCGACCCGCCCAACGTGGCCGGCTGGGCCCCCTACTACCAAACGCCGCAGTTCCACGAGCTGTGGATCAACGCCGTGACGCTGCCCCGCCGCAACCAGGCGACGGACCTGTACATCGGCAACGGGGTTTCGCGCGGCGGGGTGCTGGCCCGCATCGACCCCGTGGCCCTGGTGCTGGCCCTGCCCCCGGCCACGGCCTCCGACCCCAACCTGGTCATCGCCGAGTTCGTGCGCCTGATGGTGCCCCTCGACCTGACGGCGACCCAGTTGGCGTTCCTCAAAAATGCCCTCATCCCCGGCCTGCCCGATTTTGAGTGGACCAACGAGTGGACGGCCTACGCCGCCACGCCCTCCGTGGCCGCCAAGAAAGCCGCCGTAGCCACCAAGCTGCAAGCCATGCTGCGCTCCTTGATGGGCCTGGCCGAATACCACCTGAGTTAAATTGTTGAATGACTGGTGATTAATTCTTTTTGTTACTACGCGCCGGTTGAATAGCTGTGGGCTGTTGTCGAAACCCCAGCCCCCACAGTGAGCAAATCATCAATCCAACAATTTATCCGTCAACAATTTAGCGGCTCCATATGAAACGGCGCGACTTTCTACAGAATACGGCGGCGGCCACAGCGGGCGCGGCCCTGCTGGGCGGGCTGCCGGTGGGGGCCTACGGCTACTCGCCCGAGCTGGTGGCCCTCACCAACGCCACCACGGCCACCGACAAGGTGTTGGTCATCATCCAGTTGCAGGGCGGCAACGACGGGCTGAACATGATTATTCCGCGCGACCAGTACGGGGCCCTGATGGCGGCGCGCGGCAACATTGCATTGCCTGAAGCGGCCGTGCTGCCCCTCACGGCGGCCACCGGCATCCACCCGGCCATGGCCTCGCTCCAGAACCTGTACCAGAACGGGCAGGTGGGCGTGGTGCAGAGCGTGGGCTACCCCAACCCCAACTTCTCACACTTCCGAGCCACCGACATCTGGACCTCGGGCTCGTCGTCGGACGTGACGCTGGCCACGGGCTGGGCCGGGCGCTACCTCGACGGCGAGTACCCGGGCTTCCCCACCGGCTACCCCAGCGCCCAAAACCCCGACCCATTGGCCGTCACCATCGGCTCGGTGGTGAGCAACTGCGTGCAGGGCCCCGCCGTGAACATGGGCATGGCCATCGCCAGCACCTCGTCGTTCTATCAGCTGCTGAGCGGCGGCGTGGACGCAGCTCCCGCCACGCCGGCCGGCCACGAGCTCACCTTCATCCGCCAGGTGGTAGCCCAGACGCAGGTGTACACCACCACCATCCAGGCGGCGGCGGGCCGGGCCAAAAACCTCTCGCCGCTGTACCCCACCGCCGGCCAAAACGGCCTGGCCGACCAACTCAAAATTGTGGCCCAGTTGGTGGCCGGGGGCCTCAGCACCCGCATCTACGTGTGCAACATGGGCGGCTTCGATACCCACGCGCTGCAAGTGCCGGCCACGGGCGCCACCACGGGCGGCACCCACGCCGCCCTGCTGGGCAAGCTGGCCGAAGCGGTGGCCGCCTTTCAGGACGACCTAGTGCGGCTGGGCCTGCAAGACCGGGTGGTGGGCCTCACGTTTTCGGAGTTTGGGCGGCGCATTCGGTCCAACTCGGGCCTAGGTACCGACCACGGCGCGGCGGCCCCGCTGTTCGTGTTCGGCAGCCGCGTGAACCCCATCGTGCACGGCGCCAACCCCCAGCTGCCCGCCGCGGCCAGCGTGAACGACAACATCCCGCTGCAATTTGATTTCCGCAGCATCTACACCAGCATTCTGCAAGACTGGTTCCAAGTGGCGCCCAGCACATTGCAGGCCCTGTTTGGCCAGAGCTTCCCGTACGTGCCCGTGCTGCGGCCGGCCACGGCGCTGGCCGCCGGCAGCGCCGCCCAGGTGGCCGAGTTCAGCGTATTTCCCAACCCCGTGCCGCGCGGCGGCCAGGCCACCGTGGCCTACCAAAGCGCCGGCGGCCACGTGCAAGTGGCGGTGCTCGACGCGCTGGGCCGCCAAGTGCAGGTGGCTTTCGACCGGGCCCTGGCCGCGGGGCCCCAGCAGCTGCCGCTCGACCTGGCCGGCCTCGCCGCGGGGGCCTACTACTGCCAGGTGCGTGAGGGCAGCAAGTCGGGCTCGCGCATTTTGGTGGTGGAATAAAGCGGGGCCACAACCCCGGTTCGGCCGGCCCGTAGAAGGAAAGCGCGGGCCCCGCCGGGCCGCTCCAATTGATTCTTTTACCCGTTTTGCCCTAACCCCATGGCCTCCGACGACCTCGACATCCAACTCGAAAAAATTATGCCCGAAGACCTCGTGCGCACCTTCGAAAGTGCCTACCACGTGTTCCAAGGCAAAACCGAGCACATGGACGACCTGCTGAAAAACGGCGGCATCCTGTTGCGCAAAGCCGCCAAAAAATTCACCTCCACGCAGCTGATTTTGGGCATTGCTGCCGTGGCTGCTGTGGCCGTGGTGCTCATCAAACGCAGCGACGATTAAGCAGCGCAACGCTGCCAGCAAGGCGCGGGCCCCGGTAGGGCCCGCGCCTTTTTTGTGGGGCCCCACCGGGGTGAGCTGGGGCCCCGAGCCGGGGCTGTTAATCCAGCACGCGCGCCGTTTGCTTAACTTGCCGGCCTATGAAAAACCTGCTGCTGGCCGCTGGCTTACTGACCCTGGCCGCGCCTTCCTTGCCCATTTCCTCCGTGCCCACTCACCTGCCCGCGCCCGCCCCGGCCGCCGACCCGAACACCACCGACGAGGTGCCCCAGGACCATAAGCTCATCATTTACCAAGTGATGACGCGGCTGTTTGGCAACAAGGTGGCCCTGAACAAGCCCTATGGCACCATGACCGAGAACGGCTGCGGCAAGTTCAACGACATCAACGATAGGGCCCTGGACGAAATCAAAGCCTTGGGCGTGAGCCACGTGTGGTACACCGGCGTGATTGAGCACGCCACCATGACGGACTTTTCCACCCACGGCATTCCGGCCGACGACGCCGACGTGGTGAAGGGCCGCGCCGGCTCGCCCTACGCCATCAAGGACTACTACGACGTAGCTCCCGACCTGGCCGTGGCTCCCAAAAACCGCATGGCCGAGTACGAGGCGCTCATTCGGCGCACCCACGCCCACGGCCTGAAGGTGTTGATGGACTTCGTGCCCAACCACGTGGCCCGCTCCTACAAGTCGGACGCCAAGCCCGCGGGCGTGGTGGACTTGGGCGCGGCCGACGACAAAACCCTGGCCTTTGGGCCCCAGAACAACTTCTACTACCTGCCCGGCCAGCCCTTTGTGGTGCCCGCCGGCTACAACCCGCTGGGGCCCCTGAAAGGCCCACGCGAGGACGGCAAGTACGCCGAAAACCCCGCCAAGGCCACCGGCAACGACGTGTTTTCGGCCGCGCCCAGCGTGAACGACTGGTTCGAAACCGTGAAGCTGAACTACGGCGTGGACTACCAGCACGGCCGGGCCTTGCACTTCAGCCCCGTGCCCGACACGTGGAAGAAGATGCGCGACATCCTCGTATTCTGGGCCCAGAAGGACGTGGACGGCTTCCGCTGCGACATGGTGGAAATGGTGCCCGTCGAGTTCTGGGCCTACGTCATACCCGAGCTGAAAAAGGTGAAGCCGGGCCTCGTCTTCATCGGCGAAGCCTACAACAATAAGGAGTACAAGACGTACCTCGAAAAGGGTCATTTCGACTACCTCTACGACAAGGTGG
This genomic stretch from Hymenobacter sp. PAMC 26628 harbors:
- a CDS encoding glutathionylspermidine synthase family protein produces the protein MVNLLPLTGDVSPAVRALGWDWALEDACQHYVAREAVQLAEADAETLLQAADTLYDMLVAAIPDPIPDAFLQQLAIAPNLWEAVRHSWNDERHWHLYGRFDLALTAEGPKLLEFNADTATGLPEAAVVQWASLVAAGQSGDDRQANGLFEGLEDQFRHWRALNNDRQATLLLVHLPGSAEDEANCGVLAEAARTAGFADTYVCPVDDMRVSVDGADRGVWAETVPGQWQRFDFLFKLVPWEILADEEPALTTDLTHLLLTRDVVIANPAYALLFQSKALLARLWEVFPHHPLLLEASLGPLPGHHVRKPLLGREGQNVAEVGPDGQPAAEVPGEFGDQPTLYQRWAELPTDAPGRRYQAGVFWAGEACAIGFRRDAGLITNLSEFVPHVLF
- a CDS encoding DUF1800 domain-containing protein, translating into MNRRAFLQRPGAPAPAPGPPPPEAISPHANQRLPLRLAGTTAGTLAAYAGPWGPAQAAHLLRRTLFGPTRAEITTAAAAGLGPTLDGLLAAPGTPAPPLNVSATDTTVPLGQTWVTQAFDQTLQGVRSVSLRDWWLGQQLGQTTSLSEQMTLFWHNHFVVELGNINDARYGYEYVRLLRQHALGNVRQLAKDVTVNPAMLRYLNGNQSVVGAPNENYGRELLELFTVGKGPLIGAGNYTNYTEADVQAAARVLTGWRDDRVAINGYFTASRHDAKPKQFSAAFGNAVIAPNGAAEYQDLINLIFAQAETARFLVRKLYRWFVYYSIDADTEANVIQPLATLLVQSNFEVVPVLRKLFGSEHFFDVAAVGCRIKSPLDFTVGLVRQMQVAFPPASSLVAQYAHWEYLYGLALVQQQTLGDPPNVAGWAPYYQTPQFHELWINAVTLPRRNQATDLYIGNGVSRGGVLARIDPVALVLALPPATASDPNLVIAEFVRLMVPLDLTATQLAFLKNALIPGLPDFEWTNEWTAYAATPSVAAKKAAVATKLQAMLRSLMGLAEYHLS
- a CDS encoding DUF1501 domain-containing protein, with protein sequence MKRRDFLQNTAAATAGAALLGGLPVGAYGYSPELVALTNATTATDKVLVIIQLQGGNDGLNMIIPRDQYGALMAARGNIALPEAAVLPLTAATGIHPAMASLQNLYQNGQVGVVQSVGYPNPNFSHFRATDIWTSGSSSDVTLATGWAGRYLDGEYPGFPTGYPSAQNPDPLAVTIGSVVSNCVQGPAVNMGMAIASTSSFYQLLSGGVDAAPATPAGHELTFIRQVVAQTQVYTTTIQAAAGRAKNLSPLYPTAGQNGLADQLKIVAQLVAGGLSTRIYVCNMGGFDTHALQVPATGATTGGTHAALLGKLAEAVAAFQDDLVRLGLQDRVVGLTFSEFGRRIRSNSGLGTDHGAAAPLFVFGSRVNPIVHGANPQLPAAASVNDNIPLQFDFRSIYTSILQDWFQVAPSTLQALFGQSFPYVPVLRPATALAAGSAAQVAEFSVFPNPVPRGGQATVAYQSAGGHVQVAVLDALGRQVQVAFDRALAAGPQQLPLDLAGLAAGAYYCQVREGSKSGSRILVVE
- a CDS encoding alpha-amylase family protein — encoded protein: MKNLLLAAGLLTLAAPSLPISSVPTHLPAPAPAADPNTTDEVPQDHKLIIYQVMTRLFGNKVALNKPYGTMTENGCGKFNDINDRALDEIKALGVSHVWYTGVIEHATMTDFSTHGIPADDADVVKGRAGSPYAIKDYYDVAPDLAVAPKNRMAEYEALIRRTHAHGLKVLMDFVPNHVARSYKSDAKPAGVVDLGAADDKTLAFGPQNNFYYLPGQPFVVPAGYNPLGPLKGPREDGKYAENPAKATGNDVFSAAPSVNDWFETVKLNYGVDYQHGRALHFSPVPDTWKKMRDILVFWAQKDVDGFRCDMVEMVPVEFWAYVIPELKKVKPGLVFIGEAYNNKEYKTYLEKGHFDYLYDKVGLYDGLRRLMRNEGSTEDLTHVWQQESRGFSSHMLRFLENHDEQRIASKDFATDPLRAVPAMTVTATLASGPVMLYFGQEVGEPGRGSEGFSSEDGRTTIFDYWGVPEHQKWLNQGKFDGGKLSAEQKQLRDFYRRLLTLASTSDAIRRGKFYELQDANNLGKQYNQHHLYAYLRYTNQQQVLVVVNFSPDKAYRPGLTISPAAFQAMGIPSTTQAVYTYTDLLNDGAPLQALNEVLEPLSAHVYELKRK